A region from the Candidatus Bathyarchaeota archaeon genome encodes:
- a CDS encoding CBS domain-containing protein — MEDKKPPSTVRSVMTKLVITTKTDSSVREAAELMRKKNVGSIVVTYEGKPVGIVTERDMVERVVARGLDASKVQMKEVMSKSLITTTGEMQIIEAIRMMQKKKIRRLLIMENKKLIGIITQRDLLRALAFHVVISFRPLLETNWEASK, encoded by the coding sequence ATGGAAGACAAGAAACCACCCTCTACCGTTCGAAGTGTTATGACCAAACTTGTCATTACGACAAAAACAGATAGTTCTGTACGTGAAGCAGCTGAGCTTATGAGAAAGAAAAATGTGGGCTCTATCGTAGTTACCTATGAAGGTAAACCAGTAGGCATCGTCACCGAGAGGGATATGGTGGAAAGAGTTGTGGCAAGGGGACTTGATGCTTCGAAAGTACAAATGAAAGAGGTTATGAGCAAATCATTGATTACTACGACAGGCGAGATGCAAATAATTGAAGCAATTCGGATGATGCAAAAGAAAAAGATACGGAGACTTTTAATTATGGAGAACAAGAAATTAATCGGAATAATTACTCAGAGAGACCTCCTTCGTGCCCTCGCGTTTCATGTGGTAATCTCTTTCAGACCCTTACTAGAAACAAATTGGGAAGCAAGCAAATGA
- a CDS encoding Lrp/AsnC family transcriptional regulator produces MSTIDALDMKIIRALQTDARKPIVQIAKVVNANEATVRRRIDKLLKNGIIERFTVVLDYHKLGRVIKAFIGLRVEPTKLKAIAEHLAKHPDTQVVYRTSGDTDIVTEVIFENMEDLNSFLEEELKLEGIVGTIVTIVIGPYKRCPWTGL; encoded by the coding sequence TTGTCGACTATCGACGCATTGGATATGAAGATAATTAGAGCGTTGCAGACAGATGCGCGAAAGCCTATAGTGCAGATAGCAAAGGTAGTAAATGCTAATGAGGCTACGGTTAGGAGACGTATCGACAAGCTTTTGAAAAATGGCATCATTGAGAGGTTTACTGTGGTGCTAGACTATCACAAGTTGGGCAGAGTCATCAAAGCATTCATAGGATTACGAGTGGAACCTACTAAGCTAAAAGCCATTGCTGAGCACCTTGCGAAGCATCCAGATACACAAGTGGTCTATAGAACAAGCGGTGACACCGACATCGTCACTGAAGTTATCTTTGAGAATATGGAAGATTTAAACTCTTTTCTCGAAGAAGAGTTGAAATTGGAAGGTATCGTAGGCACTATCGTTACAATCGTTATTGGACCTTATAAACGGTGTCCATGGACAGGTCTTTAG
- a CDS encoding methylenetetrahydrofolate reductase, protein MTREAYGELMRQINAGKFVFTGELEPVKTTSLDEVIEGAKVLKDHVVAINITDNPTAFGYMNALVPSYMIQKEAGVEAVYQMTTRDRNRLALISDVLAAGALGIKNILALTGDHTTVGDTPQAKPVFDLDSATFVYMLRKMMDEGVDLNNNEIENPPKFNIGIAAAPNADPLEPELLKIERKVKLGVDFIQTQCVYSVEQAKNFLNAASYLNTPILIGIAPFKSVSMMKWMVKFVPGVKVPEEIQETIRKAKKTGGKQAVYEVNIDVFGEMLKDIRKTTNAAGIHTMAIGFEWIVPKIIERAGL, encoded by the coding sequence ATGACGCGAGAGGCATATGGCGAGTTAATGAGGCAAATAAACGCTGGCAAATTCGTTTTTACAGGCGAGCTTGAGCCAGTTAAAACCACAAGTCTCGACGAGGTCATTGAAGGGGCAAAAGTTTTGAAAGATCACGTGGTTGCTATAAACATTACTGATAACCCCACAGCATTTGGCTACATGAACGCACTTGTGCCCTCTTATATGATTCAAAAAGAGGCTGGAGTGGAGGCTGTCTATCAGATGACAACTCGAGATCGAAACCGCTTGGCTTTAATTTCAGATGTACTGGCTGCTGGAGCTTTGGGAATAAAAAACATCTTGGCCCTGACAGGCGACCACACAACCGTCGGCGATACCCCTCAAGCCAAACCAGTTTTCGACCTAGACTCAGCTACCTTCGTATACATGCTAAGAAAAATGATGGATGAAGGCGTAGACCTAAACAACAACGAAATCGAAAACCCCCCGAAATTCAACATCGGCATCGCTGCGGCCCCAAATGCAGATCCGTTAGAACCTGAGCTTCTGAAAATCGAAAGAAAAGTAAAGCTGGGAGTAGATTTTATTCAAACTCAATGCGTCTACAGCGTTGAACAGGCTAAAAACTTCTTAAACGCTGCTTCTTACCTTAACACTCCGATACTCATCGGCATTGCCCCGTTTAAATCCGTTTCCATGATGAAGTGGATGGTTAAATTTGTGCCAGGTGTAAAAGTTCCGGAGGAAATTCAAGAGACCATTCGCAAGGCTAAAAAGACTGGCGGAAAACAGGCGGTGTACGAGGTGAACATTGATGTTTTCGGAGAAATGTTGAAGGATATTAGGAAAACAACCAATGCCGCGGGCATACATACTATGGCAATTGGTTTCGAATGGATTGTTCCAAAGATAATAGAACGCGCTGGACTATAG
- a CDS encoding F420-dependent methylenetetrahydromethanopterin dehydrogenase: MNRVKIGVFKCGNIGTAPLLELLLDELADRKDITVRTVTTGSKMDVEAIEDAIEKIFEFTPDIVLFVSPNTSAPGPAKAREVLSKKKVPAIVFTDGPGKRVKTEMEAQGLGYAIIMGDPLIGARKEFLDPIEMAIFNANVIKVLASTGVFRLVFREIDKLISALKTGSSLSMPRLIIDTDSVRDSQNFKNPYAKAKAMAAYELLKKVAEINVRACFIEKDKEKYIPLVACAHEIVQASANLAEEAREIEKYADTLLRTPHAKDGRLKTKDKLMLPPK, translated from the coding sequence TTGAACAGAGTTAAGATAGGAGTTTTTAAATGTGGCAACATCGGAACAGCCCCACTATTAGAACTACTTCTTGATGAATTAGCTGACCGCAAAGACATAACAGTGCGAACAGTGACAACTGGTTCCAAAATGGACGTTGAAGCCATTGAAGATGCCATAGAAAAAATCTTTGAATTCACCCCTGACATTGTGCTCTTCGTTTCACCAAACACGTCCGCACCTGGACCGGCCAAAGCCAGAGAGGTCTTGTCAAAGAAGAAAGTGCCTGCCATTGTTTTCACAGACGGACCTGGAAAACGTGTAAAAACTGAGATGGAAGCACAAGGATTAGGCTATGCAATAATCATGGGTGACCCGCTCATTGGAGCACGAAAAGAATTTCTCGATCCAATAGAGATGGCGATTTTCAACGCAAACGTAATAAAAGTTCTCGCAAGCACCGGAGTTTTCAGGTTAGTATTCAGAGAAATCGACAAGTTAATCTCAGCCCTAAAGACCGGATCAAGCCTCTCTATGCCAAGGTTAATAATCGACACCGATAGTGTTCGAGACTCTCAAAACTTCAAAAATCCGTATGCGAAAGCCAAGGCGATGGCTGCCTATGAATTGCTAAAGAAAGTTGCTGAAATCAATGTTCGAGCGTGCTTTATCGAGAAAGACAAGGAAAAGTATATCCCCCTTGTTGCATGTGCACACGAAATCGTTCAAGCGAGTGCTAATTTAGCTGAAGAGGCTAGGGAAATCGAAAAATATGCTGACACGCTGTTAAGAACGCCTCATGCTAAGGATGGTAGACTCAAGACGAAAGACAAATTAATGCTTCCACCAAAGTGA
- a CDS encoding 5,10-methylenetetrahydromethanopterin reductase — translation MINFGIEFVPRDLYWKTTFYAIQAEKTGFNTLWVTDHFNNRNVYVSLAIVSAYTNKIIFGPGVTNPYMAHPIVTAQAVSTLNEIAPGRVVCGIGVGDRTTLEMVSMKPSKPLATIRESVKIIREITSGKKLEMQGKIFTISGAKLNFKPAGEIPIFVGAQGPKMLALAAEIGDGVLINASHTKVVENAIEFVREGVTKAGKKLEDLEIAAYTSFSIAKEPNKAAKAVVPVVSYIVAGCPETVLQKHGISIETGTKIRQAIIRGKWKEAFSHITDEMIEAFSICGNPDTVVEKIDSLIKVGTTQVVVGSPIGPNIRKSINMIAAEVFPHFRNKEGELYD, via the coding sequence ATGATAAACTTTGGCATCGAATTCGTGCCCCGCGACCTCTATTGGAAAACCACCTTCTACGCTATCCAAGCAGAAAAAACAGGGTTCAACACTTTGTGGGTCACAGACCACTTCAACAATAGAAACGTCTACGTATCGTTAGCGATAGTTTCAGCCTATACTAACAAGATAATTTTTGGTCCAGGCGTAACAAACCCTTACATGGCACACCCAATAGTAACTGCTCAGGCAGTTTCAACACTAAACGAGATAGCCCCTGGTAGAGTAGTATGTGGAATAGGCGTTGGAGACAGAACAACATTAGAAATGGTTAGTATGAAACCGTCTAAACCCCTCGCAACTATAAGGGAGTCAGTTAAGATAATTCGGGAAATTACTTCTGGCAAAAAGTTGGAAATGCAAGGCAAAATCTTCACAATTTCGGGCGCCAAACTAAATTTCAAACCAGCTGGCGAAATTCCCATATTCGTCGGAGCTCAAGGGCCAAAAATGTTAGCCTTAGCTGCAGAAATCGGCGATGGCGTGCTAATCAACGCTTCACACACGAAGGTTGTGGAAAATGCCATCGAGTTCGTTAGAGAAGGAGTTACCAAGGCAGGAAAGAAATTAGAAGATTTGGAGATAGCAGCTTACACGTCCTTTTCGATTGCAAAAGAGCCAAACAAGGCGGCAAAAGCGGTTGTTCCAGTTGTATCATACATTGTTGCAGGATGCCCCGAAACAGTTCTCCAAAAACATGGAATTTCTATAGAAACTGGTACAAAAATACGTCAAGCCATCATCCGAGGGAAATGGAAGGAAGCCTTCTCACACATCACCGACGAAATGATAGAAGCCTTTTCGATATGTGGCAATCCGGATACAGTTGTAGAAAAGATTGATAGCTTAATCAAAGTGGGAACTACCCAAGTAGTTGTAGGGTCGCCAATTGGACCTAATATACGCAAATCTATCAATATGATTGCTGCAGAAGTATTTCCGCACTTTAGGAATAAGGAGGGAGAACTATATGATTGA
- a CDS encoding Lrp/AsnC ligand binding domain-containing protein: MIDAYVLLRVKPGMDRSVFQTVKKLKQVKDLETLYGEYDLLMKIQVETMDDLDAFIFDTARAIQGVERTTTLITIEPPS, encoded by the coding sequence ATGATTGACGCATATGTTTTGTTGAGAGTTAAGCCAGGTATGGATAGATCTGTTTTTCAAACAGTTAAGAAATTGAAACAAGTGAAGGATTTGGAAACATTATATGGTGAGTATGATTTGCTGATGAAAATACAGGTTGAAACTATGGATGACTTGGACGCTTTTATTTTTGACACTGCTAGGGCGATACAAGGTGTAGAGAGGACGACCACTCTGATAACTATTGAGCCGCCAAGTTAA
- a CDS encoding Lrp/AsnC ligand binding domain-containing protein produces the protein MISAFTLVRVSPEKNVHVFEKVKKLPMIKEATLVYGEYDIIVKTWTKNMEELNKFIYNVLRKTPFITMTTTMIVARIPKKE, from the coding sequence ATGATTTCAGCTTTCACGCTAGTTAGAGTTTCTCCTGAGAAAAATGTGCACGTTTTCGAAAAAGTAAAGAAACTTCCAATGATAAAAGAAGCAACGTTAGTTTACGGCGAATATGACATCATTGTAAAAACTTGGACAAAAAACATGGAGGAACTGAACAAATTCATCTACAATGTACTCCGCAAAACTCCCTTTATAACTATGACAACCACCATGATTGTAGCAAGGATACCAAAGAAAGAATAG